gtaaAAGAAAATAGTTTCGTCTCGTAATTTATATTTTGACTTTCCTCTTACACATTTGGTCCTCAATTGCTCTACTGATTATGTTGACTTTCATAGTGCAATTCATGCTCACAGTAACTTGTTTCTTAATAATAGTTAAAAGTTTGACCCTACCACCAACTATTGTGTAGCTGCTCATGCTCAATAAACCTGTACTAATGTCACTTTGTAAATTAGGGTTTCCGAATAGCCTATCAACCATGATGTCCATGGTAATGTTCATCCTTGTTGTTCGTCGTGCCTTGGACTGCCCTGGTGGCCCTCGTGCCACCCCTATCACGACCCCACGGTAGTAGAGGTTCGTCGTCGTGTTCTTGTACCTACATTGGTAAAAGTTGTTTTTTTATCCAATATTTGATAACTCATTCTATTAACAAGTATTAAATGAAATATGAATTACAAGAACCATTAAATCATAAATCAAATAGCTGTAAATTATTGAAAATATAACAATCAAAATGCGTTTGTTCTAACCTGAAAGATGCAAAATTCGGGTTTTTAACCGATATATCTATAGTTAAAGATATACTGGTCCCGGGTTGTAGAATTGAGCCATTCATAAAATCGAAATTGTTGACCATCACATCATTCATCTTGATCTCCGGTTCTTTAATCTTAAATACCATGAAAATTAATATCACAACAACCACCGCTAGATGGATTATGCTTGCAACAATGCAACTTAACCACTTAACGTATTTTCTTGGTCGTGTGGTTTTCTTGTAAACTGTGTCTTCATCATCACTGACGGTTTGGTTCTGGTCGATGGATGGAGCCAATGGTTTCACCTTTTCTTTTTCCACCATCCTTTAATTTGTAAAGATGTGTAGAGGGTTTGGAAGTTGGAATTGagtgattatgtgctatgtggttTCATATTAATACAATCTTCATCCAATATTTTGacttatgaattttaaaagtcaaatatGTTGATATTATGATTTGAAATATGAAATCAACTTAAGTCACTAAAACTGATATTATTAGAAAACTTTTAATGTGAAATTAAGTTTATATTATTAAGCATTATAAGTAAATATGTGAAACTATAAgataaaaaaatattacaaaGAATTAACaagatttattttaataaaatatttatttttcttataaccAAATGGTTATTTAGAATATtccactttttatttttatttttatttttattatgtatGTATTTCTAAATGGTGTATGTAATATGTATGAATGAGTGACTGAGCGTTTGACCGTTAACTAATATAATTGAAGGCTAATAAATATGTTAGGTGTGTTTGTTAGTAGGTAAGTGACATGCGTACCACAAGTGG
The genomic region above belongs to Lactuca sativa cultivar Salinas chromosome 4, Lsat_Salinas_v11, whole genome shotgun sequence and contains:
- the LOC111878564 gene encoding late embryogenesis abundant protein At1g64065 produces the protein MVEKEKVKPLAPSIDQNQTVSDDEDTVYKKTTRPRKYVKWLSCIVASIIHLAVVVVILIFMVFKIKEPEIKMNDVMVNNFDFMNGSILQPGTSISLTIDISVKNPNFASFRYKNTTTNLYYRGVVIGVARGPPGQSKARRTTRMNITMDIMVDRLFGNPNLQSDISTGLLSMSSYTIVGGRVKLLTIIKKQVTVSMNCTMKVNIISRAIEDQMCKRKVKI